Part of the Tetragenococcus koreensis genome, ACTGGACACCGGATAGTCTAAAAGCAATGAACAAGGTGCAAGCAATGCGTCAAGCAGGACAAAACTGCTACTTTACCATGGATGCTGGGCCTAATGTAAAGGTACTTTGCCAAAAAAAAGACAGTGAAACGATCTATCGTGAATTACAAAAAGATTTTCCTTCCCACCAGCTGATCATGGCCCATGCAGGAAAAGGAATTGAAACTTTAGAAATGGAAGTGGCAAAATGATTGAAGTATCCACCCCAGGAAAATTGTATATTGCAGGTGAATACGCCGTCGTCGAACCAGGTCATCCTGCCATCCTCGCAGCTGTCGATCAATTTATTAATGTGACCATCGAAAACGCAACTGAAAATGGCAGCATTCAATCTCAACAATATAGTGATCTTCCGATACGTTGGACCAGAAGAAACGGTGAACTGGTCTTAGACCATCGGGAAAATCCTTTTCACTACATTTTGGCTGCTATCCGCCTAACTGAACGCTATGCCAAAGAGCAAGGTACTCTATTGAGCTTTTATCATCTAAAAGTTACTAGTGAATTGGATAATTCTAGTGGGCGCAAATACGGATTAGGTTCAAGCGGAGCTGTTACGGTAGGTACTGTTAAAGCTCTTAATTTATTCTACGATTTGCAATTGGATCCATTAATGCAATTTAAAATTGCTGCTTTAGCCCATTTAGCTGTTCAAGGAAACGGTTCTTGCGGGGATATTGCTGCTAGTTGTTTTGGCGGCTGGCTAGCTTTTTCGACTTTTGACCACGAATGGGTAAAAGAAAAACAAGATAAGTGGCAAATTAGTGATCTATTGGAAAGTGATTGGCCAAAACTTTCCATTCAACCGTTGCAATCGCCAAAAAATATGCGTTTATTAATTGGTTGGACAGGCAGTCCAGCCTCTACCTCCGATTTAGTCGACCAAGTGAATCGATCCAAAGAAGATAAAGACGATACCCAAAAAAATTATGAACAATTTTTAGCAGATAGTAATCGTTGCGTAGAAGATATGATTGACGGCTTTACGGATGATAATGTTGCAAAAATAAAAAAAATGATTACAAAAAATCGCCAATTATTAAAAAACCTCTCTAAAGCAACTAACGTCGTCATCGAAACACCTGCTTTAAAACAACTTTGTGATTTAGCTGAAGCTTGTGGCGGAGCATCAAAGTCTTCTGGAGCCGGTGGTGGTGATTGTGGGATTGTGATCGCTGACCAAAAAACCGGGATTTTACCTTTAATGAGCAAATGGGAAAAAGCCGATATTATTCCTTTACCCTTACATGTTTACCATTATCGAGGAGGTATAAAATGAATCGTAAAGATGAACACGTTTCTCTTGCCAAAGCATTTCACAAACCACATCTCAGTGATTTCGATGAAATAAAGATTGTTCATCAATCACTTACTTCAAATCGTTTGAGTGATGTATCTATCAGTACTGAACTGTTTAATCGAAGTTTCTCTAGTCCCTTTTTTATCAATGCCATGACAGGTGGTAGCCCGAAAACAAAAAAAATCAATCAACAATTAGCTGTAATCGCTAGAGAAACCGGTTTGATGATGGCCACAGGTTCAGTTTCTACTGCCCTAAAAAGCCCTGAAACCAAAGATTCTTTTTCGACCGTTAGAAAAGAATTCCCCGAAGGATTCTTATTAGCAAATGTGGGAGCGGGCACTTCTTTAGAAAATGCGCAGCGGGCCGTAGACCTTTTTCAAGCTGATGCTTTACAAATTCATTTGAACACCCCTCAAGAACTTGTGATGCCTGAAGGGGACCGTGATTTTACTGACTGGTTACCTTTGCTAGAAAAAATCGTACAACATAGTGAAGTTCCAGTTATTGTAAAAGAAGTGGGCTTTGGTATGACACGAGAAACGATCACACAAATTTTAGCCACAGGAGTACAAACAATCGATGTCGCTGGTAGCGGTGGAACCAGTTTTACTCAAATTGAAAACGCGCGGCGCAAAAAACGCGAATTTAGTTACCTAGATCAATTTGGACAAACTACCGTAGAATCTTTGCTAGAAGCAAACGAAGTTACCACAGCTTTTAACTTGATTGCTTCTGGAGGCATCCGCAACGCCTTCGATATTTTTAAATCACTTTGTTTGGGCGCTAAAATGGTTGGTATTTCCGGTACGTTTTTGAATTACCTCTTAACAAATGGCAGTCAAGCAACTATCGAATTAATCGAACAATGGAAAAATGAATTACAGACGCTTTATACTATGTGTGGTGCGTTAAAAACTACTGATTTAACAACCGTGCCTCTAGTATTGGCTGGAAAACCTAAAAACTGGTGCCAAGCAAGAAATATTGATGAAAAAAAATATAGTATGCGCAAGTCTGTATGATCTGACTCATTAAGTTTGATCATGCAGACTTATTTTATATCCGTTAACCTTTTTTATCGAAGCACAAAAAAAGACTAGTAACAAACTAGCCTTAAATTCAAGATTCAATTATTTAAAATTATTCTTGCGATTCGTCTTTATCTTCTTGAGAACTATCATCAGAGTTTCTATCTTCAGAATGTTCTGGTGTGTTATCAGTAGTAGGCACTGAACCACTTTGTGCCGTTTCCTCTGTATAGGTTGGTTTTACTGTGCGAATTGACGCACGATCAAATTCAAGGAAGATTCCTTCACAATCAAGCGTGACTGTTTTTTTATCCTCATCAATTTCCGAAACCACACCATGCAATCCGCCAATTGTTACCACTTGGTTTCCAGGACGCATACTATCCAATACATCTTGACGCTTTTTCTGTTGTTTCTTTTGTGAACGCTGCATAAAGTACATCAAAATGATGATAGGTACCAGCATTATAAGTATTTCCATTAATTTTTCACCTCAGCTTTTATCGTTTCACTCTATACTGTATCAGAAGCCAGTATATTTCACTAGTATTTTTCTAGAAAGTTAGAAATTTTTCGCATTTTCTTCATTAAATCCATACTCTTCAAAAAATTGTTCACGAAATTCCAGTAGTTGATCATCTCTAATGGCTTGACGAACTTGTTCCATCAAATGTAATAAGAAATGAAGATTGTGATAAGTTGTCAATCGAATACCAAAAGTTTCATCACATTTCAGTAAATGGCGGACATAAGCACGCGTGTAGTTACGACATGTATAGCAATTACATTGTTCATCAATCGGTCGGAAGTCGCGCGCAAATTTGGCGTTTTTTACTACTAAACGTCCCTTTGAAGTCATACAAGTTCCGTTGCGCGCAATCCTTGTCGGTAATACACAGTCAAACATATCAACACCACGAATCGCGCCGTCAATTAAAGAATCCGCTGCGCCAACACCCATCAAATAGCGCGGTTTGTTTTCAGGTATCAACGGTGTCGTGTATTCTAACATCCGATTCATTTCAGCTTTTGGTTCACCAACAGAAAGTCCACCAATTGAATAGCCAGGAAAGTCTAAACTAACTAAATCTTTTGCACTTTGTTTACGTAGATCTTTATGCCCTGCTCCTTGAACGATTCCAAACAACCCCTGCATTTCAGGATTAGCATGGGCTTTTAAGCCTCTTTCAGCCCAACGCGTAGTCCGTTCAATTGAATTTTTTACATAATCATAACTTTCATCATAAGGCGGACATTCATCAAGACTCATCATGATATCTGATCCTAATTTATTTTGAATATCGATCGCTTTTTCCGGAGATAAAAACATTTTTGAACCATTAATATGATTCCGAAAATGCACGCCCGCTTCTTCGATATTACGCATATCTGCCAAAGAAAATACTTGAAAACCACCAGAATCAGTCAAAATCGGTTGATCCCAATTCATAAATTTATGCAGTCCGCCAGCTTCAGCAACAATATCCTCGCCCGGTCGCAACCATAAATGATAGGTGTTACTTAAAATGACCCCCGCACCCATTTCTTTTAATTCTTCAGGTGACATCGTTTTTACTGTAGCAAGTGTTCCCACGGGCATAAACATAGGTGTAGGAAAAGTACCATGGGGAGTAATTAACTCACCTAACCGAGCACCGGTATGTTTTTCTTTTTTGATTAAGCGATATTGAATGGCGGGTTGTGTCATTGTTTCGTCCTACTTTCTTCTTTTTATGAATTAGCCAAAATATGCGTAACTTTCATTAAATAAAGTTTACGTACCATCCTTTATCATAAAGGGAAAATCGCGATTTTGCAATAACCAATATTAATGGAATCTTTTGCGCTGCTTCATTTTTTTCGTAAAAAAGATAAAAAAAGAAATAAAAAGAAGAAAACCCACGTTTTTTCCCATTTTAATAAGGAAAAATAAACGTTTTCTTTTTTTCTTGAACAGTCTTTCTTTAAAAAAGAGCGCACGAAAGACACGGGTAAAAATACACCGTGTTTTTTTATGATGGCGAGAGTTACGCCGCGGGTCGTTTTTCTTGGGCTAAGGCGCGTTTTTTCTTCGCTAACATCAAGCAAAATGTGGTGGTCACATGCAATTTCATTTTCGCTAAGCCCCGTATCCGATGATCTTCAAAGAGATAATCGCGGTCGATCCGGCCGTTAACCCGTTCCACGGCGGAGCGCTCGTTATAATAACGTTGAAATTTTTTCGAATCCCGCCCGATCAAGTTAAAGACCCGTGGATCTTCGGCGCGTGGAATCGAAACCCGATGAATCCCCGCCCCATTTTTCGGATGCGTTTCATAACGAAGGGTGTCCGAAGCGGCATGATACCCCTTGTATTGCGCTCGGATAAGCTTTCCTCGATGGCTCACATAATAAACTTCACCTTTATAAGTATAAACGAAGTCGGTATCTTGATATTGTCGGGTGCTTTCTCCTTGCCAATGATTTACGATATCGATGATCGGCTTCATCCCTCGATCTTCAATGATCTCGCGTAATTTTCCTCCGTCATAGCCTTTATCTGCGGATAAATGGTCGCAACGTTCCGCCAGCCAGGAAGGCATTTGGGCCACCATTTCCTTAGCCACCGTTTTTTCCCCATTCGCCGCGGGTGTTACTCGAAATAAAAGGGGCAACTCATATCTGGCATCGGCGATTAGATGCACGCGATAACCATAAAACCAAGCGGATTTTGTTTGGATTTTCCCTTCTTTTGTCGTAGAGGTATAAGACTTTTGGGTATAATTGGCATCGTGATCTCGGCGCCCCTCGCATTTTTTCTTTTTTGGCGGTCTTTGGGCATAGGCTTCAATAATTTTGCCATCCAAAGCTAAGCTTTCGCCGAGGTCGGAGAGCGCTTCTTGTAGCTCCTCGGTCATATGGGCAAATAGGGCGTCGAGCAGGTCTTGAACATCGATCAGTCGCCTTTGAAATCGTGTGAAAGCTGAAGGACTAGGAGCTAAACTTTTGCGGCCGTTTTTTCGATTGTAGCGTGGTTCAAGATGACAAGCATGACGTAAAAAAGGATTCCGCTCAAGTTCATTGATTAACTCCGTGGGCCCTTGATGATGGAAGACAAACATCGCAATCCAGCAGCGAAACATCGCTTCGTTCGGCCAATCATCGCGACCGCTCGCACGTCGGTCATCTAATTCCTGGATCAAGTGCTGGTAAGGGATCTGATTTAATAGAGCTTCAAACTCTTGAAGCGGTCCGCAATCAAAATCTTCAAATAAGTTGATATTGTATGGTACAATAGTTTCAGAATTCATAAGAAAAGCCTCCTATTTAGTTTTGTCGTTACTACTATTATAGTGGAAATCGCTCGATTTGTCGGCTTTTCTTATGATTCTTTTTTCTATTTTCATTTATACCGTGAAATTCTAAAAAAATAGAAATCGGAAAGGCCAAATCCTCATTTCATAGGGTTTTACCTTCCGATTTCTTTTTTATTACAATCGTTAATCCTTGTAAGACAAGGACTTTCAACATCGCGATTTATTCTTAATGAGACCTTTCTAGTTTTTCTTTTTAGTTACCTTTGGTATACTAATTGTAAATTAAGGTAACTAACCTTATATGTAGAGGAGTATATATATGAAATCAAATGCGGAAATACGTGCAGAAGCTAGAAAAATGTTGAAAGGGCGTTGGAAAGAAAGTGTGCTAATGAACTTAGTACCTGTTTTAATCACGATTGTTATTGCTGCAATTATCCTAATTCCTGCTATACTATTTCTTGGTCAAAACGTCCAAATTATGAATGATTCCGGTACGTATTACACCAATTATTCTACAGGTTCGAATGGCTCTACCGGCGGTTCTAGCGGATTCATTTCAGGCTTGATCACTACTTTTTTCACAGTTGCCATTAGTTGGACTTTTTTAGATGTTTTACGTGGTAAAAAAATAGTCATTCAACCATTTAAAGATGTTTTCCGTACCTTCCGTGCTCCTTATGCTTTAGCAGTCCTTGTTATTTATCTGTTGACGGCAATTTTCCAATTTCTGTGGTCCTTGTTACTCGTCATCCCAGGAGTTATTAAGGGGTATTCTTATTCACAAAGTTATTATATTTATTATGACACCTATGAAGAAACCGGACAAACCCCTCGTTATCTTGATTCAATCACTGCTAGTCGTCATTTAATGGATGGTTTTAAAGCAAAATTATTCTTCTTGGATTTAAGTTTTATCGGCTGGCACATTCTTTGTCTTCTTACTTTTGGAATTGGTTATCTATGGCTAATGCCGTATATCTATGCTACAAAAGCAGCCTTTTATAATAATTTACCTAAAGAATAAACAAACCTAATACAAAAAATAAGATCGCACTTCGTAAAAAAAGTGCGATCTTATTTTTTTCATTTTTAATCATTGAAACATCAAAACCTTCCTCAGAAGTATTAAGATGGAGAATAAAAAGTAATGTTTGTTCGCAGGTTGAATGTGCAGCCCAAAAAGAAAAGTACTATTCACTCAGCCTTGAACAAACAGCAAAGACAAAAATGCCCTCAAAAATAACAGTATTTGATAAACGTGAAGGTATTTGATTCTAATTTTCTTATTTAACAAACATCGCGTCGCCAAAGCTAAAGAAACGGTACCTTTCTTCAACGGCGTGTTGATAAGCTGTTAAAATATTGTCGCGGCCCGCAAAGGCGCTAACCATCATTACAAGAGTTGATTTAGGCAAGTGGAAATTTGTCGAAAAAGCATCAACGATTTTCCATTGGTAGCCTGGTGTGATAAAAATATCTGTCCAACCACTATCTGCTTTGATCTTACCCTCAAATTTTGTACCAATCGTTTCAAGTGTACGAATGGATGTGGTTCCTACAGCAACAATTCTGCCACCTTCATTTTTTACTTGATTCAAACGTTCTGCCGAATCTTCAGTCAGACGATAAAATTCACTATGCATATCGTGATCTTCAATATTTTCTACGCTAACAGGTCGAAAGGTCCCTAAACCAACATGCAGCGTTAGATATACCAATTCGATTCCTTTTTCTTGGATCTTATTTAACAGTTCTTCAGTAAAGTGTAACCCCGCTGTTGGAGCTGCAGCAGAGCCATTTTCCTTGGCATAAACCGTTTGATAACGCTCTGGGTCATCCAATTTCTTTTTAATATATGGTGGCAAAGGCATTTCACCTAAAGCTTCCAAATTTTCTAAAAAGATCCCTTCATAGCTAAAACGAATCATTCGTCCACCATGTTCAAGCTCTTCTTCCACTACCGCTTTTAAGCGTCCATCGCCAAAGCTAATTTTGGTTCCCGCTTTAGCCCGTTTAGCCGGCTTAACTAGAGTTTCCCAAACGTCACCTTCAGTATTGTTTAATAATAATACCTCAAGATGTCCGCCAGTGTCCTCTTTTTGTCCATACAAACGAGCAGGCAAGACTCGTGTATCGTTCATCACTAGGGCGTCGCCTGGATGTAATTCGTCGATAATATCATAAAAATGTTTGTCTTGCATTTTTCCAGTTTTTGAATCTAATACTAATAAACGTGAACTTGAACGATCTGTTAATGGCGTTTGCGCAATTAACTCTTCGGGCAAGTCAAAATCAAAATCTTCTGTGGTTAACATTATTTTCACTCTTTTCTAAACAATCTGTTACATATTTTAGCACTTTTTTTCATTGCTTCAAAGGTAACTGATTTTCGTAATAAAAGCTGTGTTATAATAAAGCTATAGCGTTCCTCTATAACAGCTAACAAAGTGGTTCATAGCGCTTAAAAAAAATTTTCTAATTTAAAAGAAGCGATTACTTATGGAACCATGGCTTCATCATTGACTGTGCTAAGTAGGATGCTCAACCTGTAACCCCTTATAAAAATGAAATATCTGGATAAGACAATTCACAAAAGAGAAAGCAAACATAATATTAATAAATAAGTTACCGTAAAGCGCTTTCTTTGAATTGTTTTCATTATTCAAAGCTTGCATATTTACTTACTATATATAAGCCTTTGACAAATTATTTAGTATTATTAACTATTTTTCGTTCGTAAATTATTCCACTTGATCCCTTATATAACGCTAAATGTTTGCTTTTTTGAGTTTAACTGTTGTATTTTTTTCATTTTTTATGCATACTATATATATAATAGCCGGAACAAATAAAAAAGTTTGAGGGTGGAAAATTTGATTGAATTTCAAGATGTATCAAAAATCTATAAAGGCGGAAAAAAAGCGGTCGACGATATCTCCTTTACCGTTGAAACAGGAGAAATGGTTTGTTTGATTGGGACAAGCGGAAGCGGGAAAACAACCTGTATGCGAATGGTCAATCGTATGACTGACCCGACTAAAGGGAAAATTTTGATCGACAGTCAAAATATCACTGATATTAATCCTGTAGAGTTACGACGCAGAATCGGCTATGTGATCCAAAATATCGGACTGATGCCTCATATGACAATTCGCGATAACATTACTGTTGTCCCCAAACTACTAAAAACGCCACAAGAGGAACGAAAAAAAACGGCAGAGCGTTTGATTAATTTGGTAGAGATGCCCGAGGAAATGTTAGATCGTTACCCGAATGAATTATCAGGTGGGCAACAACAAAGAATTGGTGTGATCCGTGCATTAGCCGCGGATCAAGATATTATTTTAATGGATGAACCGTTCGGTGCGTTAGATCCGATTACCCGTGATTCTTTGCAAGATTTAATCAAAGATTTGAATAAACGGTTGGAAAAAACCATTATCTTTGTCACACACGATATGGACGAAGCGTTAAAATTAGCCGATCATGTCGCCATCATGAGTGAAGGAAAAGTCATTCAGTATGATACGCCAGAAAATATTTTACAACATCCGGCCAATGACTTTGTAGAAGAATTGATCGGAGAAGACCGTCTCATGCAAGCACAGCCTGATAATACGTTGGTTAAAGATGTGATGACCACAGCAGTGACCATTACTTCAGAAAAATCCTTGCAAGAAGCCATTACATTGATGCGTGAAAAACGAGTGGATACCTTATTGGTTACCGACAATCGGGAAATTTTAAAAGGATTCATCGATATCGAATCGATCAATCAAAAAAGTGATCAGACCACCAGCGTGGGCGATATCATAAAAACCGAGGTTTCCTCTGTGAAAGAAGATACACTTTTACGTAATACCTTACAGCGCATTTTAAAACGTGGATTGAAATACGTCCCTGTCGTAGATAATAAACAGCGCGTCGTCGGTATTTTAACACGCGCTTCCTTAGTGGATATTGTTTACGATGTATTATGGGGAGAAGAACAATCCATTCGAGAGGCTGTCGAGTCATTTAAGCCAGAAGAAACTAAGGAGGTCTAGATTATGCAAGCCTTCTTTTCAGAGTATGGTTCACAATTAATGAGTAATTTACTGGAACACATTGTCATTTCATTTATGGCCCTTCTTTTAGGGGCAGTCGTTGCGATCCCTTTAGGCGTTTTATTGACAAGAACAAACAAAATCGCCGGTATCGTAATCAGTACGGCCAGTGCCTTACAAACGATCCCGGCACTCGCTCTGCTTACCTTAATGATCCCATTTTTGGGCGTCGGGCGTGCCCCTGCGATCGTTGCATTATTTATTTATTCCCTACTGCCGATTTTACGTAATACTTATATTGGCATGCAAAATGTTGATCCCAATATTGTCGATGTTGCCAAAGGAATGGGCATGACCAATCTTCAATCAATTAGAAGTGTTGAATTACCGATTGCAGTTCCTACGATCATGGCAGGTGTACGTTTAGCCGCCACTTATGTAATTGCTTGGGCCACACTTGCTTCTTATATCGGTGCCGGGGGTTTAGGGGTTCTCATCTTTAGTGGTTTGGACAACTATCAACCCGAATTGATTATCGGCGGTACGATTCCAGCGATTTTACTGGCGTTAATCGCCGATTACTTACTAGAAAAATTAGAAACATTCCTTACTCCAATTTCTTTAAGGGGGGAAAGTGAACAATGAAAAAAATAAAACATTTCCTTTTATTTTTAGGCGGGCTGCTTTTACTAGCCGGTTGTTCTTTCCCTGGTCTAGCATCAAACCAATCTGACGATACAATCGCTATTACAGGCGGGATTACGACCGAAATGCAGATTATGGGTAGTATGGTTGCAGGAATGATCGAACATTATACGGATAAACAAACGACTGTGATCAATAACTTAGGAACGACCAATATTACCCACGAAGCAATGATGAATGGTGACGCAGATGTTTCAGCTATCCGCTATACCGGAACAGATATTGCATCTACGCTACTTTTACCGCCGGAAAAAGATCCTGCTAAGGCATTAGAAGTTGTAAAAAAAGAATTTAAAGAACGTTACAACCAAGAGTGGATGGATTCCTTTGGCTTTGATAACACTTATGTTTTCTTAGTACGTAAAGATACAGCAGAAGAATATAACTTAGAGACAGTGAGCGATTTAGAAGCTGTTGCCGACGAATTAACAGTAGGAGCTGACCGCGCTTGGATGACCCGTGAAGGGGATGGATACCCAGGTTTTACAGAAGAATACGGTTTTGAATTTGATTCGATCATGCCTATGCAGATTGGTTTGGTCTATGATGCTGTAGCCGCACATCGGATGGATGCGGTATTAGGGTACTCAACAGATGGTCGGATCGCCAGTTATGGTCTAGTGATGTTAGAAGATGATCGTCAATTCTTTCCACCATATGACGCCTCTCCTATCATCAAAGGCGAATTGGCCGAAAGAGAACCCGAAGTAAAAGAAGCGATCGACCGCTTAGCGGGCACGATTGATACAGAGACGATGCAAGAATTAAATTACGAGTCGGACAATAACTTAGTCGAACCATCAATTGTAGCTGAACGTTTCTTACAAGAAAATAATTATTTTGAAGATGAGGAGTGATAGAAGATGGATATGAGTCAAATGAATCTAATGCAGCAATTTGTTTATTACTTTCAAGAAAACGGGAGTTACGTTTTTTCTCAATTTGTTCGTCACTTCTTAATCTCGCTTTATGGCGTGATATTCGCTGCCATCATCGGCATTCCGATTGGCATTATGATCTCAAAGCGAAAGACATTAGCTAGCTGGGTGGTTCGGGTTGCAAATGTTATCCAAACTGTCCCTGCCTTGGCAATGATCTCCATCCTAATGTTTGCCTTTGGGTTGGGCGTCAATGTGGTTATTATCACCGTATTTTTATATTCATTGTTACCGATTATTAAGAATACGTACACGGGCATGACCCAAGTAGATAAGAATGCCTTAGACGTAGGGAAAGGAATGGGCATGACGGCCTGGCAACGCCTTTATATGATCGAATTGCCCTTATCTATTTCTGTGATCATGGCCGGCGTTCGAAATGCTTTAGTGCTTGCCATTGGGATTACCGCGATTGGTACTTTCGTGGGCGCGGGTGGATTAGGAGATATCATTGTCCGTGGGACCAACGCGACAGATGGCGCTGCGATTATTCTAGCGGGGGCTTTACCCACCGCTTTAATGTCCATTGTAACTGATTGGCTGTTAGGGTTGATTGAGCATCAATTAGACCCATCGAGTCGTACCAGCAGAAGCTAAAGGCGTCTAAAAATTATTTGTTTAAATAAATGAGAAAGGGACCAAACGGAAATTATCGTTTGGTCCTTTTTATATTTGAATATGGATCATTCTTAGATTAATAAGTCAGAACTTTGACTATTTTTTCAAGTGATAACTATAGGTACTAACAATAATATGTTGTCGCCAAGAAAGTCGAAATTGTAAGCGTAAATTCGTTTGGTTGTGTAAGATATTTTGCCAGCGATGCCTTGGGACAAATTGAGAAATGATAACCGTTGTTGTATGGTCTTGCTTTCTAGCTTCTTTACTAACCAAATCTACATATCGAATAACAGGATTTTCAATCGAACGGTATGACGTTCGTACAGCAGTAAAATGGACACCAGGAAAAAGGTTTTTAAATTCATTCTCGATTTGCTTTTCTTTTTGTGCATCTTCTTCCAACGATACATGCATCGCAATCACTGTATCTCCAATAGAACGTGCATAGTCTAAAGCGCCAATATTTACTTTTGTCACATTTCCTACTAAAACAATCACTGTGTTCCCTTTATATTTGTGTAGTTTTACCGCCTCTTCTACTCGTAACTGTTCAGAGACGTTTTGATAATGGTCATGGATTTTATAAAAAATGAAGAGTAGTACAGGCATAATGATAAAAAATGGCCAGATATCATCCAAACGATAGACAAATAAAATGACAATAATAGCAAATGAAATGAACGCGCCCACAATATTTGCAAATGATTTTTTCAACCATGAAATCTTCTCATTATACCATTTAACAACCATTCCTGACTGAGATAAAGCAAAAGGAATAAAGACTCCAATTGAATACAGTGGGATTAGTCGCTCCGTTGATCCTTGGAAAATAAACAATAGTACAATAGAACCTGCTGCTAAAGTTATAATCCCATTAGAATACCCTAAACGGTCGCCTCGATCCTGATACATATGAGGCATAAATTTATCTTTAGCTAAGTTGTAAGCCAAAACTGGAAAAGCTGAAAAGCCCGTGTTAGCAGCGACGGCTAAAATAAAAGCTGTTGCAAACTGTAACAGATAGTAAAGAAAACCATGTCCAAAAACGGCCTCACCAATTTGTGATAACACAGTCACTTCTTTTTCAGGCACAATTCCATACCAATAGTTAATAAAGGTAATTCCGACAAAGAAAAAACCTAAAATCATCGCCATAATGGCTAAGGTAGCTGCAGCATTTTTAGCACGCGGTTTTTTGAAAAAAGGAACTGCATTACTAATCGCTTCCACTCCTGTTAAAGAAGAAGAGCCAGAAGAAAAAGCACGCAAAATCAAAGCTAAAGAGATACCTGAAATTGCAGTTCCCGGAACAGCGGTTGCATTAAGTGGAACTATACCAGCAGTGATTTTAAATAACCCTACAAAGATTAAAGCAATAATTATAACGATGAAAGTATATACAGGAATCATCAAAAAACTAGCCGATTCTCTAAGACCGCGTAAATTCACCATCATAATCAGTAAGACAATCACAGCAGAAATGCCTACTTGATGACCGTATAAAGCTGGAATAGCTGATATAATCGCTTCAGCGCCAGCAGAGACAGATACAGCAACCGTTAACATATAGTCAATTAATAATGAACCTCCTGCGACAAGCCCCGCTTTTTCACCAAGGTTCTCGCTACTAACAACATAGGCGCCACCACCATGAGGATACGCATGAATAATTTGCCTATAAGACAATGTTAAAGAAACTAATAAAATAATTACAAAAGCAGCAATTGGCAGTGAATACCAAATCGCAGCAACTGAAAGTGTGA contains:
- a CDS encoding DUF975 family protein, whose protein sequence is MKSNAEIRAEARKMLKGRWKESVLMNLVPVLITIVIAAIILIPAILFLGQNVQIMNDSGTYYTNYSTGSNGSTGGSSGFISGLITTFFTVAISWTFLDVLRGKKIVIQPFKDVFRTFRAPYALAVLVIYLLTAIFQFLWSLLLVIPGVIKGYSYSQSYYIYYDTYEETGQTPRYLDSITASRHLMDGFKAKLFFLDLSFIGWHILCLLTFGIGYLWLMPYIYATKAAFYNNLPKE
- the fni gene encoding type 2 isopentenyl-diphosphate Delta-isomerase, with the protein product MNRKDEHVSLAKAFHKPHLSDFDEIKIVHQSLTSNRLSDVSISTELFNRSFSSPFFINAMTGGSPKTKKINQQLAVIARETGLMMATGSVSTALKSPETKDSFSTVRKEFPEGFLLANVGAGTSLENAQRAVDLFQADALQIHLNTPQELVMPEGDRDFTDWLPLLEKIVQHSEVPVIVKEVGFGMTRETITQILATGVQTIDVAGSGGTSFTQIENARRKKREFSYLDQFGQTTVESLLEANEVTTAFNLIASGGIRNAFDIFKSLCLGAKMVGISGTFLNYLLTNGSQATIELIEQWKNELQTLYTMCGALKTTDLTTVPLVLAGKPKNWCQARNIDEKKYSMRKSV
- a CDS encoding phosphomevalonate kinase, whose product is MIEVSTPGKLYIAGEYAVVEPGHPAILAAVDQFINVTIENATENGSIQSQQYSDLPIRWTRRNGELVLDHRENPFHYILAAIRLTERYAKEQGTLLSFYHLKVTSELDNSSGRKYGLGSSGAVTVGTVKALNLFYDLQLDPLMQFKIAALAHLAVQGNGSCGDIAASCFGGWLAFSTFDHEWVKEKQDKWQISDLLESDWPKLSIQPLQSPKNMRLLIGWTGSPASTSDLVDQVNRSKEDKDDTQKNYEQFLADSNRCVEDMIDGFTDDNVAKIKKMITKNRQLLKNLSKATNVVIETPALKQLCDLAEACGGASKSSGAGGGDCGIVIADQKTGILPLMSKWEKADIIPLPLHVYHYRGGIK
- the yajC gene encoding preprotein translocase subunit YajC, producing the protein MEILIMLVPIIILMYFMQRSQKKQQKKRQDVLDSMRPGNQVVTIGGLHGVVSEIDEDKKTVTLDCEGIFLEFDRASIRTVKPTYTEETAQSGSVPTTDNTPEHSEDRNSDDSSQEDKDESQE
- a CDS encoding transposase; translation: MNSETIVPYNINLFEDFDCGPLQEFEALLNQIPYQHLIQELDDRRASGRDDWPNEAMFRCWIAMFVFHHQGPTELINELERNPFLRHACHLEPRYNRKNGRKSLAPSPSAFTRFQRRLIDVQDLLDALFAHMTEELQEALSDLGESLALDGKIIEAYAQRPPKKKKCEGRRDHDANYTQKSYTSTTKEGKIQTKSAWFYGYRVHLIADARYELPLLFRVTPAANGEKTVAKEMVAQMPSWLAERCDHLSADKGYDGGKLREIIEDRGMKPIIDIVNHWQGESTRQYQDTDFVYTYKGEVYYVSHRGKLIRAQYKGYHAASDTLRYETHPKNGAGIHRVSIPRAEDPRVFNLIGRDSKKFQRYYNERSAVERVNGRIDRDYLFEDHRIRGLAKMKLHVTTTFCLMLAKKKRALAQEKRPAA
- the tgt gene encoding tRNA guanosine(34) transglycosylase Tgt, which produces MTQPAIQYRLIKKEKHTGARLGELITPHGTFPTPMFMPVGTLATVKTMSPEELKEMGAGVILSNTYHLWLRPGEDIVAEAGGLHKFMNWDQPILTDSGGFQVFSLADMRNIEEAGVHFRNHINGSKMFLSPEKAIDIQNKLGSDIMMSLDECPPYDESYDYVKNSIERTTRWAERGLKAHANPEMQGLFGIVQGAGHKDLRKQSAKDLVSLDFPGYSIGGLSVGEPKAEMNRMLEYTTPLIPENKPRYLMGVGAADSLIDGAIRGVDMFDCVLPTRIARNGTCMTSKGRLVVKNAKFARDFRPIDEQCNCYTCRNYTRAYVRHLLKCDETFGIRLTTYHNLHFLLHLMEQVRQAIRDDQLLEFREQFFEEYGFNEENAKNF